The Labilibaculum sp. sequence CAGGATATATCTATCTTGTTTTTCTGCTTCGATTCTTACTATATCTTCCAAATCCGATTGTCGACATAAAAACCTGAACCATTTAGTCCCGATTCTTCTGCGGAAGGTGCTAAAAAAACAATTGATCGGCGAGGTTGATGAGGCATGGCCTTAAAAGCCCTTGCAATTTCAAACATCCAAGCAAGAGATGTTCCATTATCAACAGCGCCGTTGTAGATTGAATCTCCATTGATTTTTGGACCAATTCCAAGATGATCCCAATGTGCAGAATAGAAAATATATTCATCTGACAGATCTGTCCCTTTTATTATTCCGAGTACATTATGGGTATTATCAAAATGAGCCGAGTTTTTAAAGACTATACTTAATTTCGTATTTAAATCATAACCTGCAAATTCTTTTTGTTTGGCTGCTTGAATTTCTGTGTCCGGATTCTTATCTGCATCAGCAAATAATTGTTTGGCTGCATTCAGGGTTAGCCAACCTTCAACTAAACATCGTGATTGGTAATTATCCTTAGCCTGCTGATATAATTTCGGAACTGATGCCGAATTCAAGACAACGGACCATGGGTATCCAGCAGGTTTGTTTTGATGAATAATCAGTATTCCTTTGGCTCCTTGACGAGCTGCCTCCTCGTATTTATATGTCCATCGGCCATAATATGTCATTTCATTGCCTTTAAAAAAACTCTTATCAGTTGAGCCAAAACCAGGGTCGTTCACCAAAACAACTACGGTTTTTCCTTTAACATTCAGGTTTTTATAGTCGTTCCAGTCATATTCCGGGGCTACAATTCCATAGCCTGCAAATACTAAGTCTGATTCTGTTAATACGATTTCATCCTGAATACGTCGGGAGAAGGTGACAAAATCCTCGCCGTAGGTTAGTTTTCTTATTTTGTAAGGTGATTTTAAACTAAGAAATTGGGGAGGCGTAAGTGATATCTCGACTAATGGAACGTCCTGAAAATAGGATTCCTTGTTGA is a genomic window containing:
- a CDS encoding M28 family metallopeptidase, which produces MRIKTILTLSIASLTVACRSSDESLKKAESVISTERMIKYIKELGSDEYQGRKPFSEGEVKTISYIAQQYKEIGLDPINKESYFQDVPLVEISLTPPQFLSLKSPYKIRKLTYGEDFVTFSRRIQDEIVLTESDLVFAGYGIVAPEYDWNDYKNLNVKGKTVVVLVNDPGFGSTDKSFFKGNEMTYYGRWTYKYEEAARQGAKGILIIHQNKPAGYPWSVVLNSASVPKLYQQAKDNYQSRCLVEGWLTLNAAKQLFADADKNPDTEIQAAKQKEFAGYDLNTKLSIVFKNSAHFDNTHNVLGIIKGTDLSDEYIFYSAHWDHLGIGPKINGDSIYNGAVDNGTSLAWMFEIARAFKAMPHQPRRSIVFLAPSAEESGLNGSGFYVDNRIWKI